The following are encoded in a window of Syngnathoides biaculeatus isolate LvHL_M chromosome 3, ASM1980259v1, whole genome shotgun sequence genomic DNA:
- the LOC133497785 gene encoding cytochrome b-245 light chain, producing MGKIEWAMWANEQALAAGLILLTGGIVGVAGLFRGWQFAAYAIAAGVFVCLLEYPRSRRAKGTGVERKGQYCFTVCVKAFGPLTRNYYVRAFLHAALCVPAGFMLATVLGCVCLGIASLIYLSAAIHGEHWEPILPRVEVRRAAPSIKNPPQNPPPRPPAEMRRKNVDYLEDAAYDNPMAVIDEK from the exons ATGGGGAAGATCGAGTGGGCTATGTGGGCAAACGAGCAGGCTCTGGCTGCTGGACTCA TTCTTCTGACTGGAGGCATTGTGGGGGTGGCCGGCCTGTTCAGAGGGTGGCAGTTTGCTGCCTATGCTAT CGCCGCCGGGGTGTTCGTATGTCTGCTGGAGTACCCGAGAAGCAGAAGGGCAAAGGGCACCGGGGTGGAGCGAAA GGGGCAGTACTGTTTCACTGTGTGCGTGAAAGCTTTTGGGCCCCTGACCAGGAACTACTACGTCAGGGCCTTTTTACACGCTGC GCTTTGTGTTCCTGCCGGGTTTATGCTCGCTACTGTTCTAGGATGCGTCTGCCTCGGTATCGCCAGCCTCATCTACCTCTCG GCGGCCATCCATGGAGAACACTGGGAACCCATTCTCCCAAGAGTGGAAGTCAGGAGGGCCGCTCCGAGCATTAAGAACCCCCCGCAAAATCCTCCTCCAAGACCCCCGGCGGAGATGCGCAGGAAAAATGTCGATTACTTGGAAGACGCCGCTTATGATAATCCCATGGCTGTCATCGATGAGAAGTAA